The following are encoded together in the Oceanobacillus zhaokaii genome:
- the icmF gene encoding fused isobutyryl-CoA mutase/GTPase IcmF yields MEQVKVYRPTNPVRFITSSSLFDGHDASINIMRRILQSSGAEVIHLGHNRSVEEVVHAAIQEDVQAIAISSYQGGHVEYFKYMVDLLKELGAEHIKIYGGGGGVIIPREIKELHAYGVDWIFSPEDGRKMGLQGMINRMLEESDFIPPIEVEKDLDALVKGDRQAIAKFITFVESEAGDSDEKQRVLKILKEKGNENIPVLGITGTGGSGKSSLTDELIRRFINEIPDKKVAIISIDPTKRKTGGALLGDRIRMNAIFTDRVYMRSLATRNSRTELSTAIQDVIDVLRASGIDFIIIETSGIGQGDAAITEITDLSMYVMTAEFGAPTQLEKIDMIDYADFIVINKYEQNGSEDALNQVRKQYERSHMLFQQDKVKFPVFGTIASQFNDSGTNALFASLIDTLNEKYQWNETVDFDRHTIAEKQNMIITNDRRHYLREIATHIRTYHDNVRKQSEIARKLYQLEGTMKIFGEEYSKEEFKQTFDQDIQKVKQTFDQFRKTLDPAAKALLDTWDDLQESYNQETMTFTVRNKEISMDIVTESLSGLKIPKVAFPKFNDWGERLTWLMEENVPGAFPFTAGVFPFKRQGEDPTRQFAGEGTPERTNRRFHYLSKNDEAKRLSTAFDSVTLYGEDPAHRPDIFGKVGESGVNIATLDDMKKLYAGFDLTDPLTSVSMTINGPAPIILAMYFNTAIDQQVAKFEEEQGRELSKNEYETIKKDTIRVVRGTVQADILKEDQGQNTCIFSTEFALRMMGDIQQYFIDHQVRNYYSVSISGYHIAEAGANPITQLAFTLANGFTYVEYYLSRGMDINKFAHNLSFFFSNGLDPEYTVIGRVARRIWAITMRDKYGANERSQKLKYHVQTSGRSLHAQEINFNDIRTTLQALLAIQDNTNSLHTNAYDEAITTPTEESVRRAMAIQMIINKEYGLGKNENALQGSFIIDELTDLVEEAVLQEFEKMNDRGGVLGAMERQYQRGKIQEESLYYERKKHSGELPIIGVNTYLNPNPPTSEEVDSMELARATNEEKEHQITELNIFKKKNKADVDEALKQLKVIAAAGGNTFQALMETVKVASLGQITNALYEVGGQYRRNM; encoded by the coding sequence ATGGAACAAGTGAAGGTTTATCGACCGACAAATCCTGTTCGTTTTATTACTTCATCAAGTTTATTTGATGGGCATGATGCTTCTATTAATATTATGCGGAGAATTTTACAATCTAGTGGAGCAGAAGTTATTCATTTAGGACATAACCGGTCAGTAGAGGAAGTTGTTCATGCTGCAATCCAGGAGGATGTTCAAGCAATCGCCATATCCTCTTATCAAGGCGGTCATGTTGAATATTTTAAATATATGGTTGATTTATTAAAGGAACTTGGGGCAGAGCATATTAAAATTTACGGTGGTGGTGGGGGTGTCATCATCCCGCGTGAAATTAAGGAACTACATGCTTACGGTGTTGATTGGATTTTTTCTCCAGAAGATGGAAGGAAAATGGGGCTGCAAGGGATGATTAATCGCATGCTAGAGGAAAGTGATTTTATTCCACCGATTGAAGTAGAAAAGGATCTCGATGCTTTAGTGAAAGGTGATCGACAGGCCATCGCAAAATTTATTACGTTTGTCGAGAGTGAAGCAGGTGATTCAGATGAGAAGCAGCGTGTCCTGAAAATATTAAAGGAAAAAGGCAATGAAAATATCCCTGTTCTTGGAATTACTGGGACAGGTGGTTCTGGGAAAAGCTCGTTAACAGATGAACTGATTCGACGGTTTATCAATGAGATTCCCGATAAGAAGGTCGCAATTATTTCGATTGACCCAACAAAACGAAAAACAGGAGGTGCCTTGCTCGGTGATCGGATTCGGATGAATGCAATTTTCACTGATCGGGTTTACATGCGTTCCCTTGCTACACGTAATTCAAGAACCGAGCTCTCGACAGCTATTCAGGATGTAATCGATGTACTTCGTGCATCTGGCATTGATTTTATCATCATTGAAACGAGTGGAATTGGTCAGGGTGATGCTGCCATTACAGAAATTACGGATCTTTCGATGTACGTCATGACAGCAGAATTTGGTGCACCTACACAATTAGAGAAGATTGATATGATTGATTATGCTGACTTCATCGTCATTAATAAGTATGAGCAAAATGGTTCTGAAGATGCACTGAACCAAGTAAGAAAACAATATGAACGGAGTCACATGCTGTTTCAGCAGGATAAAGTAAAATTTCCTGTGTTTGGTACAATTGCAAGTCAGTTTAATGATTCAGGAACAAACGCACTATTTGCCTCCCTGATTGATACATTGAATGAAAAATATCAGTGGAATGAAACGGTAGATTTTGATCGGCATACTATTGCAGAAAAGCAAAACATGATTATCACAAATGATCGTCGACACTATCTTCGGGAAATTGCCACCCACATTCGGACGTACCATGATAATGTTAGAAAGCAGAGCGAGATTGCCAGAAAGCTTTACCAGCTTGAAGGAACAATGAAAATTTTTGGCGAGGAATATAGCAAAGAAGAATTCAAACAAACGTTTGACCAAGATATTCAAAAAGTTAAACAAACGTTTGATCAATTTCGTAAAACCCTTGACCCAGCAGCGAAAGCCCTGCTTGATACCTGGGATGACCTCCAAGAAAGTTATAATCAAGAAACAATGACCTTCACTGTTCGTAATAAAGAAATTTCTATGGATATCGTCACAGAATCATTATCTGGATTGAAAATCCCTAAGGTAGCTTTTCCGAAATTTAATGATTGGGGAGAAAGACTAACATGGCTAATGGAAGAAAATGTGCCAGGTGCTTTTCCATTTACAGCTGGCGTATTTCCTTTCAAACGGCAAGGCGAAGACCCGACAAGACAGTTTGCTGGTGAAGGAACACCAGAAAGAACGAACCGACGTTTTCATTATTTATCGAAAAATGATGAAGCTAAACGGCTTTCAACTGCATTTGATTCGGTAACATTATACGGGGAAGATCCTGCACATCGTCCTGATATTTTTGGAAAGGTCGGTGAGAGTGGAGTAAATATCGCAACCTTGGACGATATGAAAAAGCTCTATGCTGGCTTTGACCTGACCGACCCGCTAACTTCTGTTTCGATGACGATTAATGGGCCTGCACCAATCATTTTGGCGATGTATTTCAATACAGCAATTGATCAACAAGTTGCCAAATTTGAAGAGGAACAGGGACGTGAGCTTAGTAAGAATGAATATGAGACAATAAAGAAGGATACCATTCGAGTCGTTCGTGGCACAGTCCAGGCAGATATTCTAAAAGAAGATCAAGGCCAGAATACATGTATTTTCTCAACAGAATTTGCACTGCGAATGATGGGAGATATTCAACAGTATTTTATCGATCATCAAGTCCGAAATTATTATTCAGTATCTATTTCTGGATATCACATTGCTGAAGCTGGTGCGAACCCAATCACACAACTTGCATTTACCCTAGCAAATGGCTTTACGTACGTTGAATATTATTTAAGCAGAGGAATGGATATAAATAAATTTGCACATAACCTCTCGTTCTTTTTCTCTAATGGATTGGATCCAGAATATACAGTGATTGGAAGAGTGGCACGTAGAATTTGGGCAATTACGATGCGTGACAAATACGGTGCAAATGAACGTAGTCAAAAATTAAAATATCATGTGCAAACGTCTGGAAGATCCTTGCATGCACAGGAAATTAATTTCAATGATATTCGGACGACACTCCAAGCATTACTCGCGATTCAGGATAATACAAATTCGCTGCATACGAACGCCTATGATGAAGCAATTACGACGCCGACAGAGGAATCAGTTAGACGGGCAATGGCGATTCAGATGATTATTAACAAGGAATATGGTCTTGGAAAAAATGAAAATGCATTACAAGGTTCCTTCATCATTGATGAACTAACGGACCTTGTCGAAGAAGCCGTCCTCCAGGAATTTGAGAAAATGAATGATCGTGGTGGAGTGCTTGGAGCGATGGAACGACAATATCAACGCGGTAAAATTCAGGAAGAATCCCTTTATTATGAAAGAAAAAAGCATTCGGGTGAATTACCAATTATCGGTGTAAACACATACTTGAATCCAAATCCACCAACATCGGAAGAAGTTGATTCCATGGAGCTTGCACGTGCAACAAATGAGGAAAAGGAGCACCAAATTACAGAGTTAAATATATTTAAGAAAAAAAATAAAGCTGATGTTGACGAAGCACTAAAACAATTAAAAGTAATTGCAGCAGCAGGTGGAAACACATTCCAAGCATTAATGGAAACCGTAAAAGTAGCAAGTCTAGGCCAAATAACCAATGCACTCTACGAAGTCGGAGGACAGTATAGGAGGAATATGTAA
- a CDS encoding TetR/AcrR family transcriptional regulator produces the protein MMQDKILSTVKDQELIKKRRDQMIKGAISLFKEKGFHRTTTREIAKASGFSIGTLYEYIRTKEDVLYFTCDAIYDQVRKHLEKAFHLENPSLESLVSVIKSYFYLMNEMQEEILILYQEVKSLKKETREYILKKELVMVEMLEQIIFACAPQEKSKEEVALLANNIFVQGQMWAFRRWILQRQSTIEAYTERQIKFLLKSLA, from the coding sequence ATGATGCAAGATAAAATCCTTTCCACTGTTAAAGACCAGGAGTTAATTAAAAAGCGTCGAGATCAAATGATCAAAGGTGCAATTTCACTTTTTAAAGAAAAAGGCTTCCATCGCACGACAACGAGAGAGATAGCAAAAGCGTCGGGCTTTAGTATCGGCACACTTTATGAATACATTCGAACGAAAGAGGATGTACTCTATTTTACTTGTGACGCCATTTACGATCAGGTACGAAAACATTTGGAAAAAGCATTTCATTTAGAAAATCCATCGCTGGAAAGTTTGGTTTCTGTAATCAAATCTTATTTTTATTTAATGAATGAAATGCAGGAAGAAATTCTTATTCTCTACCAAGAGGTCAAATCACTAAAAAAAGAAACAAGAGAATATATTCTTAAAAAAGAACTAGTAATGGTGGAAATGCTAGAACAAATTATATTCGCTTGCGCTCCACAAGAAAAATCGAAGGAAGAAGTGGCACTCTTAGCAAATAATATATTTGTTCAAGGACAAATGTGGGCATTTAGAAGATGGATTTTGCAAAGGCAATCGACTATAGAGGCATATACGGAAAGACAAATTAAATTTCTTTTAAAATCATTAGCATAG
- a CDS encoding acyl-CoA dehydrogenase produces the protein MNFQLTEEQEMLRKMVRDFAKKEVEPTAAERDEEERFDRVIFDKMAALGLTGIPWPEEYGGIAADYVSYVIAVEELSKVCASTGVTLSAHLSLASWPIYKYGNEELKKNFLTRLATGEALGAYALSEPGAGSDVAAMNTTAKADGEHYVLNGNKVWITNGGVADLYIVFAKTDTDAKHKGISAFVIEKGTKGFTFGKKEKKLGIRSSPTTELIFENCRVPKRNMLGEEGDGFKIAMTTLDGGRNGIAAQALGIAQGALDAAVKYAKEREQFGKPIAHNQGISFKLADMATEIEAARLLTYQAAWLESAGQPYGKASAMSKLFAGDVAMRTTVEAVQVFGGYGYTKDYPVERYMRDAKITQIYEGTNEIQRLVIGRMLTKS, from the coding sequence ATGAATTTCCAGCTGACAGAAGAACAGGAAATGCTCCGAAAGATGGTTCGAGATTTTGCCAAAAAAGAAGTTGAACCCACTGCAGCGGAACGAGACGAAGAAGAGCGCTTTGACCGAGTAATTTTTGATAAAATGGCAGCGCTTGGTTTAACGGGGATACCATGGCCTGAAGAATATGGAGGGATAGCTGCAGATTATGTCAGCTACGTTATTGCGGTAGAGGAACTCTCGAAGGTTTGTGCATCAACAGGTGTTACATTGTCTGCACACTTATCACTTGCAAGCTGGCCAATTTACAAATATGGAAACGAAGAGCTAAAGAAGAACTTCTTAACCCGATTAGCAACAGGTGAGGCACTTGGCGCTTACGCCTTATCAGAGCCTGGTGCTGGAAGTGACGTTGCTGCAATGAATACAACAGCAAAAGCTGATGGTGAACATTATGTATTAAACGGCAATAAGGTTTGGATTACGAATGGCGGTGTGGCAGATTTATACATTGTATTTGCTAAAACCGATACAGATGCTAAGCATAAAGGAATTAGCGCATTTGTTATTGAGAAGGGAACAAAAGGGTTTACTTTCGGAAAAAAAGAGAAGAAATTAGGTATTCGTTCTTCACCGACAACGGAATTAATTTTTGAAAATTGCCGTGTACCAAAGAGGAATATGCTTGGCGAAGAAGGTGATGGATTTAAAATTGCCATGACAACGCTTGACGGTGGGCGAAATGGAATTGCCGCACAAGCTCTTGGAATAGCACAAGGTGCGCTAGACGCTGCAGTAAAATATGCAAAAGAACGTGAGCAATTTGGCAAGCCGATAGCTCATAATCAAGGAATTTCATTCAAGCTCGCAGATATGGCGACTGAAATTGAAGCTGCGAGACTATTAACCTATCAAGCTGCCTGGCTGGAATCTGCTGGACAGCCATATGGGAAGGCATCCGCCATGTCTAAGCTTTTTGCTGGAGATGTAGCGATGCGAACAACAGTAGAAGCTGTGCAAGTATTTGGCGGATATGGCTATACAAAAGACTATCCAGTCGAACGCTACATGCGCGATGCAAAAATCACACAAATCTACGAAGGAACGAATGAAATACAACGACTCGTTATTGGACGTATGTTGACGAAAAGTTGA